GACGAGGGGATCGCACTGGCGTTCGACGTCGACCGGCGGCGTCCGCAGCTCGAACAGATCCTCTGATGGGAATCATCGGAGGAGCCCGCACGTTCTCGGTCGCGAATCGAACGACACCGGAGACGTGTGAGCCCACGAGATCCGGGTGGCGACGATGATCCCCGTGAGTCACCGGGGAGCTACCGAAAGCGGTCACTGACGTCCGTCGCGTCCTCGCGGTACTCGGTGTAGAGGTCGGTCGCCCACTCGACGGCCGCCTCGCGCTCGTTGACCAGCATCCCACGGAAGGTCCGGGTCTCGTCGTAGGTCGTGATCACCGCCGACGAGCCGTCCGGTCCGTCGATGAGGAGCATCCCGTAGGGAAGCGTCTCGACGCCGAGCGGCCGGTACCGGCCGGTCTCGAACATCTCCCGGCGCTCGGCGGCGCGCTCGCGCTCGAGGTAGTCGAGGATCGGCGCCTCGTAGATCACCTCGAACTCCATCCCCCCGGCGACGACCCGCTCGGAGAGGAGCTGACTGATCGGCTCGTAGGAGATCACCTTCGTGAACGCCCGGAGCCGGTCTGCCCGGCAGAGGCGTTCTTCGATGCGGTCCGCCTGGTCGTAGGGCGCCGGCGCGGTGGAGGGGTAGACCGCCGCACCGTCGAGAAAGGTCGAGGAGAGGGGAGCGTCGGGATCCAGCGGATCGAGCACCGGCTTCGCGTTCGCGGCGTCGGAGACGACGTCGACGAGCGAGCGGAACTCCTCGGCGATCAGCCGGCCGACGACGGTGAGTCTGACCGTCCCGTCGCGTCGTTCGGCGAGCCCCGCCGTCTCGAGGTCGCGAACCGCACGGTCGACGGTCGAGCGGGAGACGTTCAGGTCGGCTTCGAGCGTGGGTTTGTCCGTCGCGCCGGAGCGGAGTCGTTCGACGAACGCACTCCGCGTGGCGAGCAGCCCCAGCAGATCGGACTCGAAGCTCCGTGACATCTCGGCGTTCGACTACCCGTGGCCGAGGGCAGGGGTTAACGATTCCGATCCGACCGATCGAGCGCCGACGCCCGTCGGTCTCAGACGCCCGTCGAGTAGCGGAGGATGCCCGCGACGCCGCCGAAGGCGTCGTAGAGCTGTTCGCCCTTCTCGAAGTCGGTCGAGATGAACTTCACCTCGGTGCCGCGCTGCTCGGCGAGGTCGATCAGGTGGTCGATCGCGTCCTCTCGCTCGATCAGCTCCGCCTCCGCGCCGTTCTCGCAGTCGTGGGTCGGCGTGGACCGACGCCGATCGACCAGCTCGAACTCCTCCTCGCCGTCGCAGTCGAAGATCGCGATGTCCTGTCTCAGGTCCTCGCTGATGAGCAGCCGGTCGACCGAGCCCATCACGAGGTTTCGCCGCGTCTGTGCGAAACCGTAAGTCGAGAGGTCACCCTTGTGGAGTTTGCGGAAGAACTCCTCCATCTCGGCCTTGTCCTTCATCACCTCCGCGTCGGCGAGGACGTCCTCGGCGGCGTCGACGAGGTCCGAGAGCCCGCTTTCATCCGTATACGAGACGTCGAACTTCCCGAGGACCTTGTCCTGGAGCTCGTGGTGGAGGTAGTCGCCGTCTAGGAACTCGTCCTTCGTGGGCGAGGGCCCCCCCACCAGGATGCCGTCGATCTCGTGGCGTTTCGGGACGAACAGCTCGTCGGCCATCCCGGCGACCTTCTGGTAGAAGTTGTCGATCGCCTCGAGTCGCAGGCGGGCGAATCGCTGGGCGGACTGACCACCCTTTCGCTGCTTGCCGGGTACGAGCGAGGAGGCCGACTTCACCGCTTCGATCCGCTTGCCGCGCAGCCAGCCGACGTTCGCCTCGCGCCTGTCGAGGACGATCAGACCGTACAGCCCCTGATCCGCGAGCATCTGCTCCAACGGCTCGGTGAGGAACTCCGAGTCGCAGTGATATCTGAACGACTCGATCGGCTGTGGCGGGTCCTCGAGCACTCGCGTGATCATCGAGGTCTGGCCGCCGCCGGAGTCGATCGCACCCGAGAAGAGCACCATCCCGTTGTCCGGGGGGAAGGTGTCGTAGTAGCGGAGTCGGTCCTTGATGCTCGTGAGCGCGTCCTGGACGTTCGTCCGGGTCTGTTTCGACTTGATGTTCGACGCCTCCGAGTGCTCCTGGACCGTGTGGGCGACGACGTCGGAGATCTGTCTGTCCGGCGGGACGTAGATCGTCACCAGCTGGGTGCCCGATCCCTCGTACTCCTCGAGTTCCTCGATCACCTTCCTGAACTCGTACTTCCGGCGATCGGAGTCCTCGGCCTGCTGTTCGCTCATTACCACCAGTAGCACGGCCAGCCGCTAAGTACCCTTTGACCTCACGAGAGCTCTCACCGCCTCCGGACCGCTACACACGACGGACGTGACCCCCGTTCACGGAAGACCACGGTGACCACGAACGTCAGCGCCAGCGCGAGCACAGAGAGCGCGAGCCAGGCGGCCTCGTCCTCGGGCGCGACCGGGACGAGACCGTCGGTACTCGCTCCCGGAGACGTACCCGCACCTGCGGTGGTCGCGAGGAGAACGCGTCGCTCCGCACGCCCCCGAGAGGTCGGCGGAACGTATCCGTATAGCGGACAAGTTTATGTACGACCGCCGATGACCTTCGGGGAACGAACACGTATGAGTGACGCTATCGTCTACGCTATCGCGAGCGGGAAAGGAGGTGTCGGGAAGACGACGACCGCGATCAACCTCACGGCGGCGTTCGCCGCCAGGGATCGATCGAGCGTCGTCGTCGACGCCGACCTCGGGATGGCGACGCTCGCGAGCGCGCTCGGCGGCGTCGAAGGGCCGACGCTGTACGAGGTGCTCGCGGGCGAGGTGCCGGTCAGGGAGGCGACGTACGACGCCGGGGGGTTCGCATACGTCCCTGGCGGGGGGACGCTCGACGGCTACGCGAGCGCCGATCCCGAGGCGCTCTCCGGCGTCGTCGGGAGCCTGCGGGAGGCGTTCGACATCGTCGTACTGGACGTCGGCGCGGGGCTGAGCCACGACACACTGGTGCCGGTCGGTCTCGGCGACGAGGTGCTGCTCGTCTCGACCCCCGAGACGCCGGCCTTAGAGAGTGCGGAACGGGTGAACGAACTCGCCGAACGGCTCGACACGCCCGTGACCGGGCTCGTGCTCACCCGCGTGACGGAGGCGAACGAGCGGGCGACGGAGGCGGTCGAGGCGACCGTCGGCGCGCCTGTCCTCGCCGTCGTCCCGGAGGACGAGGCCGTCTACGAGAGCGCGACGGTCGGGCGACCGGTCGTCGCGAACGCACGCAAGAACCCGGTGACTACCGCGTATCTCGACCTCGCGGAGGCGCTCTGTGACCGCCTCGGTGACGACCTTCGGGGGGGCGAATCGCCCGCCGACGAGGGGGCCACCGGAGAGGGAGGTGAGACAGTCCTCGCCGGACTGGCGGACCCGGAACGGGCACGCGAGGTCGCGGGAAGCGGGTCCGAGTCCGAGGACTCGGAGGAGGGACCGGCTGATTCGGGGTCGGAAGAGGGGTCAAATGGGACCGACCACGAGGACGACGACGGGACAGAGCGCACGGACGAGGACGACGAGGACGACGAAGACGACGAAGACGACGGAGGTTCAGGTGGGCTGTTCTCACGGCTGTTCGGCCGGTGAAACGCTGATAGGTGGCGACCGCGTAATGAGCGGTATGAGCGCGAGCGGTTCGACGCCATGGCGGTGGCTCCTGCCCTTTCTCCTCGCGACGATCGGGCTCCTCGTTCTGGCGGTGATGGCGGTGGAGGCGACCCTTTACATCGACTCGGGGGCCTCGACTCCGAGGACGAACAGCGCGTTCGCGACTGTGTGTCTCGCAGCGGCGACGAGCGCAAGGCGGGCGTCTCTCGTGCCCTCCTCGGCCGTGAGGACCTGACACTCGCGGTAGAAGGCGTTGAACGTCTCGGCGAACTCGCGGGTGTAGGTCGCGACCTGGTGTGGCTCGTGGTCGGCCGCCGCCGACTCGATCACCGCGGGGAGACGGGCGATCACCGAGAGCAATGCTCGTTCTTCGGGGGTTCCGAGCACGTCGGGGTCGACCGTCCCCGGTTCCGTGTCGGCCTCCGCGAGGATACCACAGCAGCGGGCGTGGACGTACTGGACGTAGGGCGCGCTCTGGGCCTCAAAGTCGAGCGCGCGGTCCCACTCGAAGGTGATCGCCTTCGTCGGCTGTTTCGAGACGATGTCGTAGCGCACCGCGCCGACGCCGACCTGTCGGGCGATCCGTTCGACGTCCTCGGTACCGAGGTCGTCGTCGCGGATCCGGTCGTCCATCCTCGATTCGACCTCCTCTCTGGCCCTCTCGATCGCCTCGTCGAGCAGGTCGTCGAGCTGGACACCGGTCCCGCGCCGCGTGCTCATCTTCCCCTCCGGGAGGTTCACGTAGGAGTAGATCACGCTATCGAGGCGATCGGTGTCGTTGCCGAGCATGTCGAGGGCGGCCTCTAACTGCTCGGCCTGGAGCTTGTGATCCTCGCCGAGGACGGTCACCGCGCGGTCGTAGTTCGCGAACTTCCACTCGTGGTGGGCGAGGTCGCGGGTGGTGTAGAGGCTGGTGTCGTCCGCCCGGAGGAAGACGAGCTTCTTCTCGATACCGTAGCTCTCGAGGTCGAGCTGCCAGGCGTCGTCCTCGTAGACCGCGGCGTCGAGCACCCGCAGCCGCTCGATTAGGTCGTCGACCGAGCCGTCGCGCATGAATCGCGTCTCCTTTACGAACTCGTCGAACTCCGCGGGCAGCCGCGAGAGACACTCGCGCATCCCGCCGAGCACCTGATCGACCACCTCGCTCACCCGCTCGTACGTCTCCTCGTCGCCGGCTTCGAGCCCCTGCATGATCGCCTCGATCTCGGCTTCGGCCTCGGCGACCGCCTCCTCGTCGGCCTCCTCGAGATAGCTGTTCCCGATCCGGTAGTACCGGACGAGATCGTACTCGATCCGGTCGCGGGCCGGTTCCTCCTCCAGGTCCCCCTCGGCGAACGTCTCGTACGCCCAGGTGAACACCGCCATCTGACGGCCCGCGTCGTTGACGTAGTAGTGGGCCTCGACGTCGTAGCCCGCGAACCCGAGCAGTCGGGCGAGTGCGTCGCCGATGATCGGGTTTCGCGCGCGCCCGACGTGGACCGGACCCGTCGGGTTCGCGCTCGTGTGCTCGACGACGACGCTCGTCTCTCGGTCGGGGAGTTCCCCGTACCGATCGTCGCAAGCGGCGTCCAGCGTGTCGGCGTAGTAGGCGTCGCTCGCGGAGACGTTCACGTACGGTCCCTGCGTCGAAACCGAGCCGACGTACGTGTACGCTCCGGGGTCGATCCGCTCCGCGATCTCCGCCGCGATGTCGGGCGGGGCGCGACCGAGTTCGGGCGCGAGCCGGAAGGCGACGCTCGAGGCGAAGACGGCGTCGACGTCCTCGGGTGGTTCTTCGACACCGAGGTCCTCGGTCGGGCAGTCGAGGTCGGAGAGCGCGGACGTGAGCGCGTCCGCGACCTCCGCGCGCAGCGAGAGGAACATTCCTGTGCTCCACAACTCTTCGGTACCTCAAGTCGGTTCCGAAGGCTCACGGGAGTTCGTCGACCAGCACGACAGCCTCGCCGTCGATCAGGACGGTGCCCTCCTCGTCGCTGACCTCCGTCACGAGCCGGTACCGGTGCTCGCCGAGATCCTCGACGATCTCGCACCGGGCGGTGAGCCGCGCGCCGATCTCCGCGGGTGCCGTGAACGAGAGCTCCTCCGAGAGGTAGATCGTGAGCCCCGGTAGCCGCGCGAGCGCGGCGCTCACCAGCCCGGCGACGAGCGTGCCGTGGACGATCCGGCCGCGAAACCGGGTCCCGCTCGCGAAGGCCTCGTCCAGATGCAGCCTGTTGGTGTCGCCGCTCGCCTCGGCGAACGCACGCACGTCCTCCTCGCCGATGCGTTTCGAGAACTCGACGAACTCGCCGACAGCGAGGTCCTCGTGACGTTCGACGGACCTGACCGTCGTCCACTCCGGGGAGACGAACGCGAGTTCGGGGAGCGAGGCGTCGGTCCGTTCGTCGTCGCTCGTCTCGAGACCGAACCCGGCGAGGAACGCCCTGTTCGCCTCGACGTAGCTGTTCAGCGCGTGACGCGAGGCAGCCGCCCAGCCGGGGACGCCGGGCGTGGACGAAGCGCCGTCGGGTGTCGGTGGTGGGTTCACCGCCGGTCGTCCTCCGTGGCTAGGAGGAACGCCGAACCCGAGCGCCGAGAGTACGGTCGCATACCTACCCTTTGCTGTCGAGCTACAAGTAGGTCGTCGGTGCGAGCGATACCCGCGAGGACCGGGTGCCGTTAACCGATCCCCGAACGAAGCTGGTGCAGATGGGAGCGAACGCGGACGACGACGCGACGATGGACGTGCCGTGGCGGTCCCGCCCGACCGGGGAGTGGCTCTATCTGACCGGGGCGACAGTTCTGGGCGTCACAGCATTCGTCAGTGGCGGCCTGATGATCCTCGACCCGTCCGGAACGACGATCGGGCTGGAACGCGAGTGGCTCGTCGGAACGCCCTTTTCCGGGTATCTCGTCCCCGGTCTCGTCCTGTTCGGCGTCCTCGGGATCGGCTCGTTCGTCGTACTGTACGGGATCGGACGACGCCGCCGTTGGGCGTGGTGGGCCGCGCTCTCGCTCGGGGTCGCGCTGATCGCGTGAATCGGGTCGCAGCCGCTGTTGCTCCGGACGTATCACCCTCTTCAGGCGATCTACGGCGCGCTCGGGGCCGCGTTGGTCGTCCTCGTGCTCGTCCCGTCCGTTCGCGCCCACCTGCGCCGAGAGTAGCTGGCGACCGGGCGCTTTTTCCCGTTCGCCGCCGAGGGCTCCCCATGAGCGACGAAGGCGAATCCGTGATTCGCGCGAATGCGGATCGTGGATCCGCAGACGCTGACGGATCGACGGTCCGTTCGCCGGCCGGACTCGACGGCTCCGACGACGCCGACGGACCGAAACAGGTCACCTCCCCGGACTACCACAGCGTCAACCACACCGCGGCCCAGACCTGCGGGTGGACCGCGAACGCGCTGCGCGGCGAGGGGAAGTGTTACAAAAACATCTTTTACGGGATCGAATCGCACCGCTGCATCCAGATGACGCCCGTCGTCCGGTGTAACGAGCGCTGTGTCTTCTGCTGGCGCGACCACCGCGGCCACGCCTACGAACTCGACGACGTCGAGTGGGACGACCCGGAGGCGGTCGTCGACGCCTCCCTCGAGTTACAGAAGAAGCTGCTCTCGGGTTTCGGCGGCAACGACGAGGTTCCCAGGGACCGGTTCGAGGAGGCGATGGAGCCCCGTCACGTCGCGATCAGTCTGGACGGGGAGCCGACGCTCTATCCCTACCTCCCCGAACTGATCGACGCCTTCCACGACCGCGACATCACCACGTTCCTCGTGAGCAACGGGACCGATCCCGAGTTACTAGAACGGTGTGATCCGACCCAGCTCTACGTGAGCGTCGACGCGCCCGACCGGGCGACGTTCGACCGGGTGGTGCGCGCGCTCGACGACGACGCCTGGGAGCGGCTGATCGACACGATGGACGTGCTCGCCCGGAAGGAGGAGACGCGGACCGTCCTCCGGACGACGCTCGTGAAAGGAGAGAACATGGCCGACCCCGACTGGTACGCGGTCTTCTACGAGCGGGCGAAGCCCGATTTCGTCGAGCTGAAGGCGTACATGCACATCGGTCACTCGCGGGGCCGGCTCGACCGAACCGCGATGCCGACGCACGACGAGGTGATGGCGTTCACGGAAGACGTCGCCGAACACATGCCCGAGCACTCGGAGCTGAAGGGCGTACCCGCCTCGCGGGTCGCACTGCTCTCGAAGACCGCCGATACCTGGGTGCCGGAGCTGAAGAAAGAGAGCACGTTCTGGGCGCGCGATCCGGTCGTGGCCCGGTGAACCGACGGCGCTCTCATCCCGGGATACGTCTCGGAGCCGGGACGGTTCCGAGGCTCGCGCGACCACCCATCACGTTTTCGTGATGGATACCGTATTCGGTACGCTTATCACGAACGGGATGCAATCGCGGAGTATGTCGAAGACGGCGGTCACGGCGGTGGGAGCCGACGAGGTCGCGACGCTGCGGCTCCTGGGACTCGACGGCGGGCTCGACGGCGAGGTGAAAGTCTCCTGTTCGAACCTCGCGTCGAGACTCGACGCCTCGAACCAGACGGCCTCGCGCCGGCTCCAGGGGCTCGACGACGCGGGACTGATCGAGCGCGAGACGGTCGCCGACGGCCAGTGGGTCTCGATCACGGCGGCCGGCGAACGCGAACTCCGACGCGAGTACGAGTCCTACCGGACGCTGTTCGAGGGGCGTTCGAGCGTCGATCTCAGAGGAGAGGTCACCGGGGGGATGGGCGAGGGGAAACACTACATCTCGCTTCCGGGCTACATGACCCAGTTCGAGGAGCGACTGGGCTACGCGCCGTTCCCGGGGACGCTGAACGTCGAGCTAGGAACCGAAAGCGTCCGCAGGCGGGGGGCGATGGAGTCGTTCGAGCCGGTCCACATCGACGGCTGGGAGGACGACGAGCGGACGTACGGTCCGTGTGTCTGCTACCCCGGACGGGTCGAGTGTGGCGGGGAGACGTACGACGGCGCGCACGTGATCGCGCCCGAACGTACCCACCACGACGAGGACCAGCTGGAGTTGATCGCCCCGGTGAGACTGCGCGAGGATCTCGGCCTCGCCGACGGCGACCGGGTGACGATCCACGTGGAGGAGGCATGACCCAGCACACAGCGGCCGACGCGGGAGCGAGCGAGGGGAGAGGGGAGAGCGACGCGACACCGGTCGATAGGGCGGTCGCCGCCTTCCGTTCGGGCTCTCCGGTGCTGATCCACGACGCGGACGACCGGGAGGGCGAGACGGACCTGATCTACCCAGCGGAGGCGGTGAGCCCCGACGCCGTCGCACGGATGCGAAACGACGCGGGCGGGCTGGTCTGCGTCGCGCTCTCGGCACCGGTCTGTGAGGCGCTCGACCTGCCGTTCGTCCAGGAGGAGATCGACCACCCGACAGCGAACGGACACGAGTTGGCCTACGACGACCGCTCGTCGTTCTCGCTGACGGTGAACCACAGAGAGACGAGGACCGGGATCACCGACGTCGACCGCTCCAGAACGATCCGCGCGCTCTCGCGGGCGGCCAGCGAGCCCGATCCCGAGCTGTTCGCCCGTGCGTTCCGCGCGCCGGGGCACGTCCACCTGCTGCGGGCGGCCGACGGCCTGCTCGGCGAGCGCGAGGGCCACACCGAGTTCGGGATCGCGCTCGCGGAGGCCGCGGGGCTCCCCCCCGCTGCCGTCGTCTGTGAGATGCTCGACGACGAGAGCGGCGTCGCGCTCTCACCGGCCGACGCGCGGGCGTACGCCCGGCGCTACGACCTGCCGTACCTCGAGGGGAGCGAGATGCTCTCGCGGCTCGGGTAGCTCGAACCCTGCCGCCCCGCACCGAACCGCGTACACTCATTAGCACCGGTTACGATGGGCGGGTATGGGCTTCGACGAGATGGACGTCGACACGATCTGGATGGACGGGGAGTTCGTCGACTGGGACGACGCCCAGGTCCACGTACTCAGTCACGCGCTCCACTACGGTACCGGGATCTTCGAGGGGATCAGGTGTTACGACACCCGCGAGGGGCCGGCGATCTTCCGGTGGAACAAACACGCCGAACGCTTCTTCCGGTCGGGTCAGCCTTACGGCATGGAGATCCCGTTCGGTGAGGAAGAACTCCGCGAGGCGACCGTCGAGCTGATCCGGAGACAGGACCTCCAGTCCTGTTACATCCGCCCGCTCGCCTTCTACGGTTACAACAGCCTCGGAGTGAGCCCCGGTGACTGTCCGGTGCAGGTGATCGTCGCCGCCTGGCCGTGGGGGACGTATCTCGGCGAGGACGCCCTCGAAAACGGTGTGAAGGTGAAAATCTCCTCCTGGCGGAAGTACCACTCCAGTCAGATGCCGACGACGGCGAAGACGACGGGGACCTACGTCAACAGCCTGCTCGCGGGCGAGGAGGCCAGGAGTCACGGCTACGTCGAGGCGATCGTGCTCAACAAGGAGGGCCAGGTCGCGGAGGGCCCCGGCGAGAACCTCTTCCTCGTGCGCGACGGCGAGATCTACACCCCCGGGCTCTCCCAGAGCATCCTCGACGGCGTCACCAGAGACAGCGTCATCACGATCGCCCGCGACATGGGCTACACCGTCTACGATCAGGCGACGATCTCCCGCGGCGAGCTCTACACCGCCGACGAGCTGTTCTTCACGGGCACGGCGGCGGAGATAACACCGATCCGGCAGGTCGACAACGTCGAGATCGGCTCCGGGTCGAGGGGGCCGGTCACCGAGGAGATCCAGTCGACGTTCTTCGATATCGTCGAGCGGCGCACCGACCAGTACAACGACTGGTTCGTCTACGTCTGAGACGCGTCCCCACCCGAAAAGAGCGTCTCACTCACCCGAACAGCCGGTCGAGTACGAGCCGTTTCACTAGCCCACCCCGGTTGCCCTCCCCGGTCTGGACCATCACCGCCGTGCAGTCGACGGCCTCGACCAGCCGGTGTACGGCATGTACCAGGCGAGCGAGAGCAGGACGATCCCCATCGCGTCCGCGAACGGGAACGAGTGCCATCCGGGCAAGTACGACCAGCCCGCTCGCGATTCCGAACAGCTGGGTCCAGGGGTACAGGGGTAC
This region of Halalkalicoccus sp. CGA53 genomic DNA includes:
- a CDS encoding nucleotide-binding protein, translated to MSDAIVYAIASGKGGVGKTTTAINLTAAFAARDRSSVVVDADLGMATLASALGGVEGPTLYEVLAGEVPVREATYDAGGFAYVPGGGTLDGYASADPEALSGVVGSLREAFDIVVLDVGAGLSHDTLVPVGLGDEVLLVSTPETPALESAERVNELAERLDTPVTGLVLTRVTEANERATEAVEATVGAPVLAVVPEDEAVYESATVGRPVVANARKNPVTTAYLDLAEALCDRLGDDLRGGESPADEGATGEGGETVLAGLADPERAREVAGSGSESEDSEEGPADSGSEEGSNGTDHEDDDGTERTDEDDEDDEDDEDDGGSGGLFSRLFGR
- a CDS encoding MaoC family dehydratase: MNPPPTPDGASSTPGVPGWAAASRHALNSYVEANRAFLAGFGLETSDDERTDASLPELAFVSPEWTTVRSVERHEDLAVGEFVEFSKRIGEEDVRAFAEASGDTNRLHLDEAFASGTRFRGRIVHGTLVAGLVSAALARLPGLTIYLSEELSFTAPAEIGARLTARCEIVEDLGEHRYRLVTEVSDEEGTVLIDGEAVVLVDELP
- the ribB gene encoding 3,4-dihydroxy-2-butanone-4-phosphate synthase codes for the protein MTQHTAADAGASEGRGESDATPVDRAVAAFRSGSPVLIHDADDREGETDLIYPAEAVSPDAVARMRNDAGGLVCVALSAPVCEALDLPFVQEEIDHPTANGHELAYDDRSSFSLTVNHRETRTGITDVDRSRTIRALSRAASEPDPELFARAFRAPGHVHLLRAADGLLGEREGHTEFGIALAEAAGLPPAAVVCEMLDDESGVALSPADARAYARRYDLPYLEGSEMLSRLG
- the argS gene encoding arginine--tRNA ligase is translated as MFLSLRAEVADALTSALSDLDCPTEDLGVEEPPEDVDAVFASSVAFRLAPELGRAPPDIAAEIAERIDPGAYTYVGSVSTQGPYVNVSASDAYYADTLDAACDDRYGELPDRETSVVVEHTSANPTGPVHVGRARNPIIGDALARLLGFAGYDVEAHYYVNDAGRQMAVFTWAYETFAEGDLEEEPARDRIEYDLVRYYRIGNSYLEEADEEAVAEAEAEIEAIMQGLEAGDEETYERVSEVVDQVLGGMRECLSRLPAEFDEFVKETRFMRDGSVDDLIERLRVLDAAVYEDDAWQLDLESYGIEKKLVFLRADDTSLYTTRDLAHHEWKFANYDRAVTVLGEDHKLQAEQLEAALDMLGNDTDRLDSVIYSYVNLPEGKMSTRRGTGVQLDDLLDEAIERAREEVESRMDDRIRDDDLGTEDVERIARQVGVGAVRYDIVSKQPTKAITFEWDRALDFEAQSAPYVQYVHARCCGILAEADTEPGTVDPDVLGTPEERALLSVIARLPAVIESAAADHEPHQVATYTREFAETFNAFYRECQVLTAEEGTRDARLALVAAARHTVANALFVLGVEAPESM
- a CDS encoding helix-turn-helix transcriptional regulator; the protein is MSRSFESDLLGLLATRSAFVERLRSGATDKPTLEADLNVSRSTVDRAVRDLETAGLAERRDGTVRLTVVGRLIAEEFRSLVDVVSDAANAKPVLDPLDPDAPLSSTFLDGAAVYPSTAPAPYDQADRIEERLCRADRLRAFTKVISYEPISQLLSERVVAGGMEFEVIYEAPILDYLERERAAERREMFETGRYRPLGVETLPYGMLLIDGPDGSSAVITTYDETRTFRGMLVNEREAAVEWATDLYTEYREDATDVSDRFR
- a CDS encoding branched-chain amino acid transaminase; the protein is MGFDEMDVDTIWMDGEFVDWDDAQVHVLSHALHYGTGIFEGIRCYDTREGPAIFRWNKHAERFFRSGQPYGMEIPFGEEELREATVELIRRQDLQSCYIRPLAFYGYNSLGVSPGDCPVQVIVAAWPWGTYLGEDALENGVKVKISSWRKYHSSQMPTTAKTTGTYVNSLLAGEEARSHGYVEAIVLNKEGQVAEGPGENLFLVRDGEIYTPGLSQSILDGVTRDSVITIARDMGYTVYDQATISRGELYTADELFFTGTAAEITPIRQVDNVEIGSGSRGPVTEEIQSTFFDIVERRTDQYNDWFVYV
- a CDS encoding DUF120 domain-containing protein, with the protein product MSKTAVTAVGADEVATLRLLGLDGGLDGEVKVSCSNLASRLDASNQTASRRLQGLDDAGLIERETVADGQWVSITAAGERELRREYESYRTLFEGRSSVDLRGEVTGGMGEGKHYISLPGYMTQFEERLGYAPFPGTLNVELGTESVRRRGAMESFEPVHIDGWEDDERTYGPCVCYPGRVECGGETYDGAHVIAPERTHHDEDQLELIAPVRLREDLGLADGDRVTIHVEEA
- the prf1 gene encoding peptide chain release factor aRF-1, yielding MSEQQAEDSDRRKYEFRKVIEELEEYEGSGTQLVTIYVPPDRQISDVVAHTVQEHSEASNIKSKQTRTNVQDALTSIKDRLRYYDTFPPDNGMVLFSGAIDSGGGQTSMITRVLEDPPQPIESFRYHCDSEFLTEPLEQMLADQGLYGLIVLDRREANVGWLRGKRIEAVKSASSLVPGKQRKGGQSAQRFARLRLEAIDNFYQKVAGMADELFVPKRHEIDGILVGGPSPTKDEFLDGDYLHHELQDKVLGKFDVSYTDESGLSDLVDAAEDVLADAEVMKDKAEMEEFFRKLHKGDLSTYGFAQTRRNLVMGSVDRLLISEDLRQDIAIFDCDGEEEFELVDRRRSTPTHDCENGAEAELIEREDAIDHLIDLAEQRGTEVKFISTDFEKGEQLYDAFGGVAGILRYSTGV
- the twy1 gene encoding 4-demethylwyosine synthase TYW1, with amino-acid sequence MSDEGESVIRANADRGSADADGSTVRSPAGLDGSDDADGPKQVTSPDYHSVNHTAAQTCGWTANALRGEGKCYKNIFYGIESHRCIQMTPVVRCNERCVFCWRDHRGHAYELDDVEWDDPEAVVDASLELQKKLLSGFGGNDEVPRDRFEEAMEPRHVAISLDGEPTLYPYLPELIDAFHDRDITTFLVSNGTDPELLERCDPTQLYVSVDAPDRATFDRVVRALDDDAWERLIDTMDVLARKEETRTVLRTTLVKGENMADPDWYAVFYERAKPDFVELKAYMHIGHSRGRLDRTAMPTHDEVMAFTEDVAEHMPEHSELKGVPASRVALLSKTADTWVPELKKESTFWARDPVVAR